The proteins below are encoded in one region of Bifidobacterium dentium JCM 1195 = DSM 20436:
- the recR gene encoding recombination mediator RecR, producing MALAYDGAIQRLIDAFAHLPGIGPKGAQRIAFYMLNASDEESQGLIDAITEVKEKVRFCEICGNVCETSPCPVCVDPRRDRSVICVVEEPKDVMSIERTREYRGLYHVLGGAINPMANVQPSDLNIAKLIERLKDSEVKEVILALNPNVEGEATTSFLAQLLSQTDIKVTRLASGLPVGGDLEYADEITLGRALAGRRNV from the coding sequence ATGGCATTGGCCTATGACGGCGCCATCCAGCGCCTCATCGACGCATTCGCGCACCTGCCCGGCATCGGGCCGAAAGGAGCGCAACGTATCGCCTTCTACATGCTTAACGCCTCCGATGAGGAGTCGCAGGGCCTGATTGACGCCATCACCGAAGTCAAGGAGAAGGTGCGATTCTGCGAAATCTGCGGCAATGTGTGCGAGACCAGCCCCTGCCCGGTGTGTGTGGACCCTCGTCGCGATCGTAGCGTGATTTGCGTGGTGGAGGAGCCGAAGGACGTGATGAGCATCGAGCGCACGCGCGAATACCGTGGCCTGTACCATGTGCTCGGCGGGGCGATCAATCCGATGGCGAACGTGCAGCCGAGCGATCTGAACATCGCCAAACTCATCGAGCGGTTGAAGGACAGCGAAGTCAAGGAGGTGATTCTCGCACTCAATCCGAACGTGGAAGGCGAGGCCACCACCAGCTTCCTCGCACAGCTGCTCTCGCAGACCGACATCAAGGTGACGCGTCTGGCCAGCGGCCTGCCGGTGGGCGGCGACCTCGAGTATGCCGACGAAATCACCTTGGGGCGTGCCCTCGCCGGTCGCCGCAATGTCTGA
- a CDS encoding aspartate kinase: MALIVQKYGGSSVADPESIKRVARRIIETKNAGNDVAVVVSAMGDTTDDLIDQALSIDSNPPAREMDMLMTAGERISMSLLAMAIHAAGSHAYSFTGSQAGFMTDAQFGTAHIKAVKPDRVRRALDLGSVAIVAGFQGVNEGGDATTLGRGGSDTSAVALAVALDADVCEIYTDVDGVFTADPRIVPAARRIPVIDYESMLEMSSCGSKVLALRCVEYAQRFNMPLHVRSSFSHRRGTLIVPEGVDPRNLPNI, encoded by the coding sequence GTGGCTCTTATCGTGCAGAAGTATGGCGGCTCCTCCGTGGCCGACCCAGAATCGATCAAGCGCGTGGCCCGACGCATCATCGAAACGAAGAACGCCGGCAATGATGTGGCCGTCGTGGTCTCCGCCATGGGCGACACCACCGATGACCTGATCGATCAGGCGCTCAGCATCGATTCCAACCCGCCGGCACGCGAGATGGACATGCTGATGACCGCAGGTGAGCGTATTTCGATGAGTTTGCTCGCGATGGCGATTCATGCGGCCGGTTCACATGCATACTCCTTCACCGGTTCCCAGGCCGGTTTCATGACCGATGCCCAGTTCGGCACCGCACACATCAAGGCCGTGAAGCCCGATCGTGTGCGCCGCGCACTCGACCTTGGTTCCGTGGCCATCGTGGCCGGTTTCCAAGGCGTGAACGAGGGTGGTGACGCCACCACGCTCGGCCGTGGCGGTTCCGACACCTCCGCGGTGGCGCTGGCGGTGGCGCTGGACGCCGACGTGTGCGAGATCTACACCGATGTCGACGGCGTATTCACCGCCGACCCGCGTATCGTCCCGGCCGCCCGCCGCATTCCGGTCATTGATTACGAGTCGATGCTGGAGATGTCATCCTGTGGATCCAAGGTGCTTGCCTTGCGTTGCGTGGAATACGCGCAGCGCTTCAACATGCCGTTGCATGTGCGCAGCTCCTTCTCACATCGCCGTGGCACGCTGATTGTGCCGGAAGGCGTCGACCCGCGCAACCTGCCGAATATCTGA
- a CDS encoding ACT domain-containing protein encodes MSENNKSLGDLFPDLGPEVPIISGVAHDSTESLATVRRVPNEPGMAAKVFTMLAEAGVNVDMIVQASASTGTADISFTVPGTAAAKVQEVLQEKQDELGYQSFDVDANVGKVAVVGVGMKTHSGLAAKFFNALSDEGVNVLMISTSEIRIAALVPLGQLNDAVRALHTAYGLDSDQVEAVVYGGTGR; translated from the coding sequence ATGAGCGAAAACAACAAGTCCCTGGGCGACCTGTTCCCCGATCTGGGACCGGAAGTGCCGATCATCTCCGGTGTCGCGCATGACAGCACCGAGTCGCTAGCCACTGTGCGTCGTGTACCGAACGAGCCGGGCATGGCCGCCAAGGTGTTCACCATGCTGGCCGAAGCCGGCGTGAACGTCGACATGATCGTGCAGGCCTCCGCCTCCACGGGCACCGCCGACATCTCCTTCACCGTGCCGGGCACCGCCGCGGCCAAGGTGCAGGAAGTGCTGCAGGAGAAGCAGGATGAGCTGGGCTACCAGTCCTTCGACGTCGACGCCAATGTAGGTAAGGTCGCCGTGGTGGGCGTGGGCATGAAAACCCATTCCGGCCTGGCTGCCAAGTTCTTCAACGCGCTGAGCGACGAAGGTGTGAACGTGCTGATGATCTCCACTTCCGAGATCCGCATCGCCGCACTCGTGCCGCTCGGGCAGCTCAACGACGCCGTCAGAGCATTGCATACCGCGTACGGCTTGGATTCCGATCAGGTGGAAGCCGTGGTGTACGGCGGTACCGGCCGCTGA
- the asd gene encoding aspartate-semialdehyde dehydrogenase, whose product MSEKIKVGILGATGMVGQRFVTLLENHPWFEVVTLAASVHSAGKTYEEAIGGRWKMETPMPEFVKNMVVKNVADVEDVVKDVDFVFSAVNMPKDEIRAIEEEYAKTETPVVSNNSAHRWTPDVPMVVPEINPEHYDVIAHQRKRLGTKHGFIAVKPNCSIQAYTPALAAWKEFEPREVVVSTYQAISGAGKTFNDWPEMLGNIIPFISGEEAKSEKEPLKVFGHVDDEQGEIVPFDGPLRITSQCIRVPVLNGHTATVFINFGKNPTKEELVDRLVSYTSKAAELGLPHAPKQFIQYLTEDDRPQVKKDVDYEGGMGVSIGRLREDSIFDWKFVGLAHNTLRGAAGGALESAEMLKALGYITKK is encoded by the coding sequence ATGTCCGAAAAGATTAAGGTCGGCATTCTCGGAGCTACGGGCATGGTCGGACAGCGCTTCGTCACGCTGCTCGAGAACCATCCGTGGTTCGAAGTGGTCACCCTTGCCGCGTCCGTGCACAGTGCCGGCAAGACCTACGAAGAAGCCATCGGCGGTCGCTGGAAGATGGAAACCCCGATGCCGGAATTCGTCAAGAACATGGTCGTCAAGAACGTGGCCGACGTCGAGGATGTGGTCAAGGACGTCGATTTCGTATTCTCCGCGGTGAACATGCCGAAGGACGAGATCCGCGCGATCGAAGAGGAATACGCGAAGACCGAGACCCCGGTCGTGTCCAACAACAGCGCCCACCGTTGGACGCCGGACGTGCCGATGGTCGTACCGGAGATCAACCCCGAGCATTACGACGTAATCGCCCACCAGCGCAAGCGCCTCGGCACCAAGCACGGCTTCATCGCGGTCAAGCCGAACTGTTCGATCCAAGCCTATACGCCGGCTCTCGCCGCGTGGAAGGAATTCGAACCGCGCGAAGTCGTCGTGAGCACCTATCAGGCCATCTCCGGCGCAGGCAAGACATTCAACGATTGGCCGGAAATGCTGGGCAACATCATTCCGTTCATCTCCGGCGAGGAAGCGAAATCCGAGAAGGAACCGCTCAAGGTCTTCGGCCATGTGGATGACGAGCAGGGTGAGATCGTACCGTTCGACGGCCCGCTGCGCATCACTTCGCAGTGCATCCGTGTGCCCGTGCTCAACGGCCACACCGCCACCGTGTTCATCAATTTCGGCAAGAATCCGACCAAGGAGGAGCTCGTCGACCGTCTGGTGAGCTATACCAGCAAGGCCGCCGAGCTGGGTCTGCCGCACGCCCCGAAGCAGTTCATCCAGTACCTGACCGAAGACGATCGCCCGCAGGTCAAGAAGGATGTGGATTACGAAGGCGGCATGGGCGTCTCCATCGGCCGCCTGCGTGAGGATTCCATCTTCGATTGGAAGTTCGTGGGACTGGCGCACAACACCTTGCGCGGCGCCGCCGGCGGAGCGTTGGAAAGCGCCGAAATGCTCAAAGCGCTGGGCTACATCACCAAGAAGTGA
- a CDS encoding DUF5701 family protein, with translation MSKASEEAQKQLDRIVALGYPDVADMSAGAFRALARPLIRALEDSDLGSDILLVPTRELVSPESLIARTSINRMAGFTTMPPRDIASFLPQDGFEPPEGPFYLVLEPHTGTCYINREPDVARKLIDSDERLPLTLEEGLAIATQHPEWLLEKNGFNLLGSRSADGRVPSIWMSQNAPRLGAVWPNSRHTWLGNAYCVARRGVSLFH, from the coding sequence ATGTCGAAGGCATCAGAAGAAGCGCAGAAGCAGCTGGATCGTATCGTGGCATTGGGCTACCCAGACGTGGCCGATATGTCGGCAGGGGCGTTCCGTGCACTGGCCCGTCCGCTCATCCGTGCGCTGGAGGATTCCGATCTGGGTTCCGACATTCTGCTGGTTCCTACGCGCGAGCTGGTTTCGCCCGAATCGTTGATCGCTCGTACGTCAATCAACCGTATGGCGGGCTTCACCACCATGCCTCCGCGTGATATCGCCAGCTTCCTGCCGCAGGACGGCTTCGAGCCGCCGGAGGGACCGTTCTACCTAGTGCTTGAACCGCATACCGGCACCTGCTATATCAACCGTGAGCCGGATGTGGCGCGCAAACTTATCGATTCCGATGAACGCCTGCCCCTTACGTTGGAGGAAGGTCTTGCGATCGCCACCCAGCATCCGGAATGGTTGTTGGAAAAGAACGGCTTTAACCTGCTCGGCTCGCGCAGTGCCGACGGCCGCGTGCCCAGCATCTGGATGAGTCAGAACGCTCCGCGACTGGGTGCGGTCTGGCCGAATTCCCGCCACACCTGGTTGGGCAACGCCTACTGTGTGGCCCGTCGAGGCGTGAGCCTGTTCCACTGA
- a CDS encoding metallophosphoesterase family protein, producing MMTLRFNSDGSFRVLQLADIQDGPNVRKDTIRLIEAAIHEAHPDLIVFTGDQIRGYDPAYIDTFLRRRDEKPGTHVRAVTEFEAKLRGIKRHPLSKALLNTQPTDDNWTIDGIGTDSPKLVRRNGNGTKSKLESWAQSINSATMDALIEEARQKVRDTFAAFLGPALEARIPFAATYGNHDFQCGVLADDQDDIYREFSGCMNPVAGSSPLALEPGTFALPIEASDGSGRIAMSVMMVNSGDYAEQPANDANNAGHESIASYAKYASNSRGWDLADSDGYGTPSPEAIEWLRTVQCEFGARNGDGRAVPAIAFQHIPPQEFYDCLREVPAYTPNAVEGARKFAGHCYVLDHDLCRPGSRLGEAIGCADDNVGEVQALREAGGYFALFCGHDHKNAFVGHVHDLDLGYAPTCGFESYGPKSRLRGIRLFEFNERNPQGYVTRMLTWGDLVGRYSSNEVRVFFEDHCVTDLIGIRNELRRPQVFATLIGVGSMGLAALAHATLKLFRR from the coding sequence ATCATGACACTGCGTTTCAACAGCGACGGCAGCTTCCGCGTGCTGCAACTGGCCGATATCCAGGATGGCCCGAACGTGCGCAAAGACACGATTCGGCTCATCGAAGCCGCCATCCACGAAGCGCATCCCGACCTCATCGTGTTCACCGGCGACCAAATCCGCGGATATGACCCGGCCTACATCGACACGTTTCTCCGCCGACGTGACGAAAAACCGGGAACACATGTGCGTGCGGTGACCGAATTCGAAGCGAAGCTACGCGGCATCAAACGTCACCCGCTGTCAAAAGCGCTACTCAACACGCAGCCGACCGACGACAACTGGACCATCGACGGCATAGGCACCGACTCGCCGAAACTCGTGAGACGCAATGGCAACGGCACGAAATCAAAGCTGGAATCATGGGCGCAATCCATCAACAGCGCCACCATGGACGCACTGATCGAAGAGGCCCGGCAGAAAGTGCGCGACACCTTCGCCGCTTTTCTGGGGCCTGCGCTGGAAGCACGGATTCCGTTCGCGGCGACCTACGGCAACCACGATTTCCAGTGCGGCGTGCTCGCCGATGACCAAGATGACATCTACCGTGAATTTTCCGGATGCATGAACCCCGTTGCCGGATCTTCCCCGCTGGCGTTGGAGCCAGGTACATTCGCGCTGCCGATCGAGGCCTCCGATGGATCGGGGCGCATCGCAATGAGCGTGATGATGGTCAATTCCGGGGATTACGCGGAACAGCCCGCCAACGACGCCAACAATGCCGGTCATGAATCAATCGCCTCATACGCGAAATACGCCTCGAACTCGCGAGGTTGGGACCTGGCCGATTCCGACGGTTATGGCACGCCTTCCCCGGAGGCGATCGAGTGGCTGCGCACCGTGCAATGCGAGTTCGGGGCGCGCAACGGCGACGGTCGCGCGGTGCCGGCGATCGCGTTCCAGCACATTCCGCCGCAGGAGTTCTACGATTGCCTGAGGGAGGTGCCGGCATACACGCCTAACGCCGTGGAAGGCGCGCGCAAGTTCGCAGGGCACTGCTACGTGCTGGATCACGACCTATGCCGGCCAGGTTCACGTCTCGGCGAAGCAATCGGCTGCGCGGACGACAACGTCGGCGAAGTGCAGGCCCTGCGCGAGGCAGGCGGCTATTTTGCACTGTTCTGCGGGCATGACCATAAAAACGCGTTCGTCGGGCACGTGCATGACCTCGACTTGGGATATGCACCGACCTGCGGATTCGAATCCTACGGCCCGAAGTCGAGACTGCGCGGCATTCGCCTGTTCGAATTCAACGAACGCAATCCGCAAGGTTATGTGACCCGCATGCTCACATGGGGCGATCTGGTTGGCCGCTATTCCAGCAACGAAGTCCGCGTGTTCTTCGAAGACCACTGCGTGACCGATCTGATCGGCATCCGCAACGAGTTGCGCCGCCCACAGGTATTTGCCACCCTGATCGGCGTGGGCTCGATGGGACTTGCCGCGCTGGCTCATGCCACGCTTAAGCTGTTTCGGCGGTAG
- the leuA gene encoding 2-isopropylmalate synthase: MGQGQSSVFDLAAIAAASNGGNNDPLLPPARFIGAPQKPSKMPYNKYVAYDKQVPFDFPERTWPGKRLQRAPRWCSVDLRDGNQALVNPMDSERKLRFWNLLVSMGFKEIEVGFPSASETDYDFIRMLIERELIPDDVTIVVLTQAREHLIRKTYECLKGARRAVVHFYNSVSVLQREVVFRKDKAGIKKLATDAATLCKELEGEAEGIDLYYEYSPESFTGTEPEYAVEVCNAVIDVIKPTPEHPMIINLPATVEMTTPNVFADEVEYVSNNLVPRDAVVLSLHPHNDGGMGVAATELAVLAGADRVEGCLLGNGERTGNVDLVTLGLNFLTQGIDPQIDYSNVPEIRKTVEYCNQLKISERHPYAGNFVFTAFSGSHQDAIKKGLEARQMAADRAGADLDSFVWLVPYLPIDPKDIGRTYEAIIRVNSQSGKGGMAYLLKANHNLDLPKRLQVEFDKVVQAYADETKKEVKDEDIWRLFKDEYLPVEESGATAAGVVVGDSKDESLEQWGRLKLLKVSVSSGEDGSDTVLKARILDRGVNVGVDEPIEREVSGMGNGPIAAFLNAVSNFGITASIMDYVEHTMSVGTDAMAASYVECQIGEEEDTQIVWGVGIDTSIVTSSLKAIISAINRSER, encoded by the coding sequence ATGGGTCAGGGTCAATCTTCAGTGTTTGATCTCGCGGCGATCGCCGCAGCGTCCAACGGAGGGAACAACGACCCGCTGCTGCCTCCGGCGCGTTTCATTGGAGCTCCGCAAAAGCCCAGCAAGATGCCGTACAACAAGTACGTTGCATACGATAAGCAGGTGCCGTTTGATTTCCCGGAGCGTACGTGGCCGGGCAAGCGACTGCAGCGTGCACCGCGTTGGTGCTCCGTCGATCTTCGTGACGGCAATCAGGCCCTCGTCAACCCGATGGATTCCGAGCGTAAGCTGCGTTTCTGGAATCTGCTCGTGTCGATGGGGTTCAAAGAGATTGAGGTCGGATTCCCGTCGGCTTCCGAAACCGATTATGACTTCATCCGCATGCTCATCGAGCGTGAGCTCATTCCGGACGATGTGACCATCGTCGTGCTCACCCAGGCTCGCGAACACCTGATTCGCAAGACTTATGAATGCCTTAAGGGCGCCAGGCGCGCCGTCGTGCACTTCTACAATTCCGTATCCGTGTTGCAGCGTGAGGTCGTGTTCCGCAAGGACAAGGCCGGCATCAAGAAGCTCGCCACCGATGCGGCCACCCTGTGCAAGGAGCTCGAAGGCGAGGCCGAGGGCATCGACCTGTACTATGAGTACTCGCCGGAATCCTTCACCGGCACCGAGCCGGAATATGCCGTCGAGGTGTGCAATGCGGTGATCGACGTGATCAAGCCGACGCCGGAACATCCGATGATCATCAATCTGCCGGCAACGGTGGAGATGACCACTCCGAACGTATTCGCCGACGAAGTGGAGTACGTGTCCAACAACCTCGTGCCGCGCGATGCCGTGGTGCTCTCCCTGCACCCGCATAACGACGGGGGCATGGGCGTGGCCGCCACCGAACTGGCCGTGCTGGCCGGCGCTGACCGTGTGGAGGGTTGCCTGCTCGGCAACGGTGAGCGCACCGGCAACGTCGATCTGGTCACTTTGGGTCTGAACTTCCTGACCCAGGGCATCGATCCGCAGATCGACTACTCCAACGTGCCGGAAATCCGCAAGACGGTCGAATACTGCAACCAGCTGAAGATTTCCGAGCGTCATCCGTACGCCGGTAATTTCGTGTTCACCGCATTCTCCGGTTCGCATCAGGACGCCATCAAGAAGGGTCTCGAAGCCCGTCAGATGGCGGCCGACCGTGCTGGCGCCGATCTGGACAGCTTCGTGTGGCTCGTGCCGTACCTGCCGATTGATCCGAAGGATATCGGCCGTACCTATGAGGCCATCATTCGTGTGAATTCCCAGTCCGGCAAGGGCGGCATGGCCTACTTGCTCAAGGCCAACCATAACCTTGATCTGCCGAAGCGCCTGCAGGTTGAGTTCGACAAGGTCGTGCAGGCCTATGCCGATGAGACCAAGAAGGAAGTCAAGGACGAGGACATCTGGCGTCTGTTCAAGGACGAGTACCTGCCGGTCGAAGAGTCCGGTGCCACCGCCGCGGGCGTTGTGGTCGGCGACAGCAAGGATGAGTCCCTCGAGCAGTGGGGCCGTCTGAAGCTGCTCAAGGTGTCCGTCTCCTCCGGTGAGGATGGCTCCGATACCGTGCTCAAGGCCAGGATTCTCGACCGTGGCGTGAACGTCGGCGTCGACGAGCCCATTGAGCGCGAGGTGTCCGGCATGGGCAACGGTCCGATCGCCGCGTTCCTCAATGCCGTGAGCAACTTCGGCATCACCGCCTCCATCATGGACTACGTCGAGCACACCATGTCCGTCGGCACCGACGCCATGGCCGCCTCCTACGTGGAGTGCCAGATCGGTGAGGAAGAGGACACGCAGATCGTGTGGGGCGTCGGCATCGACACTTCCATCGTGACCAGCTCGCTGAAGGCCATCATCTCGGCCATCAACCGTTCCGAGCGCTGA
- a CDS encoding glycoside hydrolase family 43 protein, translating to MIRKTIAAIIAAAMLLGTAAGCSGTSSGEKPIVNTTSDIKRGSSHDPSIVEADGKYYIFGSHRAWLKSDDLVNWESFTNNLSTDYKKILGDFWEEWPKQPANSDLTGNMWAPDVIYNKAMKKWCMYMSVNGINYKSAIVLLTADTIEGDWTLVGPVVYSGFRDDTVAKTDVPKVLGSSEVPTRYLSPGDTEINAIDPSVKYDDDGSLWMTFGSWFGGLWALKLDASTGLRDYTTTYETAKDETDQYYGIKIAGGHGNSGEGSYIMKQGDYWYLFVSYGALQQQGGYQIREFRSKNITGPYVDEDGNNAVSTETIGSNWTLKTGIRLMGSVEWSGNDNANIEVAQGHNSAFVDEDGTAYVVYHTRFSNRNEEHEVRVRELLTTADGWLVAAPYEYTGVKANAKGYQESQLTGEYEFVVHDPTTFFQGSNGTAKDGKYPYKGVDEPITIKLESGGKVSGDKTGTWSVNKDSNQMTITIDGTEYQGDFAQLPRETDLKSVMTFTAIGGNTCVWGSQV from the coding sequence ATGATCCGCAAAACCATAGCTGCGATCATTGCCGCAGCGATGCTGTTGGGCACCGCGGCGGGCTGCTCGGGAACCAGCTCCGGAGAGAAGCCAATCGTGAACACAACATCCGACATCAAACGAGGCTCGTCACACGACCCATCCATCGTCGAAGCGGACGGCAAATACTATATCTTCGGCTCACATCGCGCCTGGCTGAAAAGCGACGATCTGGTGAACTGGGAATCGTTCACCAACAATCTGAGCACCGACTACAAGAAGATCCTCGGAGATTTCTGGGAGGAATGGCCCAAGCAACCGGCCAATTCCGACCTGACCGGCAACATGTGGGCGCCGGACGTCATCTACAACAAGGCCATGAAGAAATGGTGCATGTACATGTCAGTCAACGGCATCAACTACAAATCCGCAATCGTGCTGCTCACCGCCGACACGATCGAAGGAGACTGGACGCTCGTCGGACCAGTCGTCTATTCCGGTTTCCGAGACGACACCGTAGCCAAAACCGACGTACCGAAAGTACTCGGCAGTAGCGAAGTGCCGACACGATACCTCTCCCCCGGAGATACGGAAATCAACGCCATCGATCCAAGCGTCAAATATGACGACGACGGCAGTCTCTGGATGACGTTCGGCTCTTGGTTCGGCGGACTGTGGGCACTGAAACTCGACGCATCGACCGGCCTTCGCGACTACACCACCACTTACGAAACCGCCAAAGACGAAACCGATCAGTATTACGGCATCAAAATCGCAGGAGGCCATGGCAACTCCGGCGAAGGCTCCTACATCATGAAGCAGGGCGACTACTGGTACCTGTTCGTCTCCTACGGCGCGCTGCAACAACAGGGCGGCTATCAGATCCGCGAATTCCGCTCGAAGAACATCACCGGCCCATACGTGGACGAAGACGGCAACAATGCGGTCTCCACCGAAACCATCGGCAGCAACTGGACCCTCAAGACCGGAATCAGGCTCATGGGCTCAGTGGAATGGAGCGGCAACGACAACGCCAACATCGAAGTGGCGCAGGGGCACAACTCTGCGTTCGTGGACGAGGACGGCACCGCATATGTCGTATACCACACTCGCTTCTCCAACCGCAACGAGGAGCATGAGGTACGCGTACGCGAACTGCTGACCACCGCTGACGGCTGGCTCGTGGCCGCACCATACGAATACACCGGGGTGAAGGCCAACGCCAAAGGCTACCAGGAAAGCCAGCTCACCGGTGAATACGAATTCGTGGTGCACGATCCGACCACGTTCTTCCAAGGCTCCAACGGCACCGCGAAAGACGGCAAGTACCCGTACAAGGGCGTCGACGAACCCATCACCATCAAGCTGGAAAGCGGCGGCAAGGTGAGCGGCGACAAAACCGGCACCTGGAGCGTCAACAAGGACTCCAACCAGATGACCATCACCATCGACGGCACCGAATACCAAGGCGACTTCGCCCAGCTACCGCGCGAAACCGACCTCAAATCGGTCATGACGTTCACCGCAATCGGCGGCAACACATGCGTATGGGGTTCACAGGTCTGA
- a CDS encoding family 43 glycosylhydrolase encodes MSANYALLCYTRAATSREEANNEDIAYSVHLALRSQITGKWEPLNENYGIFFPAGVPIAAATESSRRACRAAVRFGTEPFDGPRPASDAVRYDAVMPGVDITLKSLRDPYLFRLQDGRFAIAATRTNREGTPDGSEKSAFLLAVSGDLTSFIQPGLVLLRTENGVNHPSVTFDETAARYVITFTGDDGRSYSAQTEDIVASARSGEPLDVTENTQASERHHSFDCDIPDAVPGNVISVTEDEAKHLIARFGRVYNVAATVSPQHINALSGGEDARGAVMALTRTRAELVYSDGSTATRAVNWNREQLETIAREASEGKLRAGESRTVEGKIRQTVYPVPFAVERADPSVFAWNFNGKPMFMFIATDDTDGNCIDPNNGATHMPLRVADSIEELSDVAGGRAKEIDLLTCGDLNSEGREMTGCFWAPELHVIGGKLSILFMPCFDGPSVNPDGTPNDRAGKPDMWTGSCHIMQLKQHSDGTDFDPREPENWTVPQPILDPDGATLNPIQRISLDMTVIVDSGRWYYAWQQVGSIWIASFDPSNPTRLTSRPTQIIVPEFAWDNMIAEGPNAFVHDGKIYLIYSGSLVGIDYTTGLATAPAGRCIDLTDPANWTKLDYPLQKSGLYNGQWQLGTGHGMWSHDEDGNLIYVFHNAEYEHGRYGGRDAQVRRVHWSAEGMPILDMDSAEELNPDYAYVTMQINVSDAD; translated from the coding sequence ATGTCGGCCAACTATGCTCTGCTGTGTTACACGCGTGCAGCCACCAGTCGTGAAGAGGCGAACAACGAGGACATCGCCTATAGCGTGCACCTTGCGCTGCGTTCCCAGATCACTGGCAAATGGGAACCTCTGAACGAAAACTATGGCATCTTCTTCCCCGCCGGCGTACCGATTGCGGCAGCCACTGAGAGCTCGCGCCGCGCGTGCAGAGCCGCCGTACGCTTCGGCACCGAACCATTCGATGGCCCGCGTCCCGCCAGCGACGCCGTAAGATATGACGCGGTGATGCCCGGTGTCGACATCACCCTCAAATCCCTGCGTGACCCGTACCTGTTCCGTCTGCAGGATGGGCGCTTCGCCATCGCAGCCACGCGTACCAATCGCGAAGGAACGCCCGACGGATCGGAAAAGTCGGCGTTTCTGTTGGCCGTCAGCGGCGACCTGACATCCTTCATCCAGCCGGGGCTGGTGCTGTTGCGTACGGAGAACGGCGTCAATCACCCATCCGTCACGTTCGACGAGACCGCCGCACGCTATGTGATCACCTTTACGGGCGATGATGGCCGTTCGTATTCCGCGCAGACGGAGGATATCGTCGCGTCCGCGCGTTCCGGTGAGCCTTTAGACGTTACGGAAAATACGCAGGCGTCGGAACGCCACCATTCCTTCGATTGCGACATTCCGGACGCCGTGCCCGGCAACGTCATCTCGGTTACCGAGGACGAAGCCAAGCACCTGATTGCGCGGTTTGGCCGTGTATACAATGTTGCGGCCACTGTGTCACCGCAACATATCAACGCCCTGAGCGGCGGCGAAGATGCCCGTGGCGCCGTCATGGCATTGACCCGTACTCGTGCCGAACTCGTCTACAGCGACGGTTCCACCGCTACCCGCGCAGTGAACTGGAACCGGGAACAGCTTGAGACCATTGCGAGGGAAGCTTCGGAAGGCAAGCTACGCGCCGGCGAATCCCGTACTGTGGAAGGCAAGATCCGTCAGACCGTCTACCCGGTGCCTTTCGCCGTGGAACGTGCCGACCCGTCAGTATTCGCGTGGAATTTCAATGGCAAGCCAATGTTCATGTTCATCGCTACCGACGACACCGACGGCAATTGCATAGACCCGAATAATGGCGCCACCCACATGCCGCTACGCGTCGCCGACTCCATCGAGGAACTGTCCGACGTGGCGGGCGGACGCGCCAAGGAGATCGATCTGCTCACATGCGGCGACCTGAATTCCGAAGGTCGCGAGATGACCGGTTGCTTCTGGGCGCCGGAATTGCATGTCATCGGCGGCAAGCTGTCCATTCTGTTCATGCCGTGTTTCGACGGACCTTCCGTCAATCCGGACGGTACGCCGAACGACCGTGCAGGTAAGCCGGACATGTGGACGGGAAGTTGCCATATCATGCAGCTCAAACAGCATTCCGATGGCACGGATTTCGACCCACGCGAGCCGGAGAACTGGACTGTTCCGCAGCCGATTCTCGATCCGGATGGCGCAACGCTCAACCCAATCCAGCGCATTTCGCTTGACATGACCGTCATCGTCGATTCCGGGCGTTGGTATTACGCGTGGCAGCAGGTCGGCAGCATCTGGATCGCAAGCTTCGACCCGTCGAATCCGACCAGGCTCACCAGCCGTCCGACGCAGATCATCGTACCGGAATTCGCGTGGGACAACATGATCGCCGAAGGGCCGAACGCCTTCGTGCATGACGGCAAGATCTACCTGATCTACTCGGGATCGCTTGTCGGCATCGACTATACGACCGGTCTGGCGACTGCTCCGGCGGGGCGGTGCATTGACCTGACCGACCCCGCCAATTGGACGAAGCTCGACTATCCGCTGCAGAAGTCCGGTCTGTATAACGGCCAGTGGCAGCTCGGCACCGGTCACGGCATGTGGTCGCATGATGAGGACGGCAATCTCATCTACGTGTTCCATAACGCGGAATATGAGCACGGTCGGTACGGTGGCCGTGACGCCCAAGTGCGTCGGGTGCATTGGTCCGCGGAGGGAATGCCGATCTTGGATATGGATTCTGCGGAAGAGCTTAATCCGGATTATGCTTATGTAACGATGCAAATCAACGTTTCCGACGCTGACTGA